The genomic stretch ACTGGCCCACGAGCACCAGGACGCGCGGCCGGTCCTCGGCGCGGGCGGCCCGGGCGATGCGCTCGGCGGCATACGCATCGCGCAGCGCGAGGGAGTGCTCACCCTGGACCCGGCGATCGATGCCCACCACCTCCAGCTTGTGGCGGCGGGCAAAGGCAAGCAGGGGACGGAAGCTGGACCAGCCGTCGGCCGCGGCCCCGGGCGCATGCCCCAGCCGCGCCAGCAGCGAGCGCTCCGGGAGCTTGCCGGCGAGGTACGCATCGAGCGCGGCCTGGTGGCGTCCCTCCACGCACTCCAGCGCGAGCACGGTGCGGCGGCCGGTGCCAAGGGTCCTCGCCACCAGCCCCAGGTAGGTCTCCTGGGCGAGCGGCAGGGTGTGGTAGTCGCCGACGTACACCACGTCCGCGGCCAGCACTTGCTGGTGCACGGCGGTGAGCGGGAGAACCTGGTGGTAGCTGGCCGTCCGGCGCCGGTACCGGGCCTCGTAGGCACGGAAGGCGGTGGATTGCCCTTCGACCGCACGGGCGATCAGGGCCTTCTGACGGCGAAACAGGGCAAGGTGGAGGGCAAGCGACGCGCGCATGGAGTGGGAGCGGCGTCACCGTCGCACGCACTCATGGGGGCAGCAAAAAAACGGCGCTGATCACCCTGGGAAACTGCCCCGGCCCACGCGAGGTGGAGGGCCGGGGAACCGCGCGGCTCAGGGCTTCGGCTCTCCGTCGACCGCGGGCGCCACCGGGGCGGCAGCGGCCACCGGCACCGGGGCGGGCGTCACCGGCTTCGGCGTCACCGGGCTGAGCACGTCGTTGACGGAAGGCATCTTCCGGATGTCACCGCGGGCCACCTTCCAGGCCTGCTGGACGATCCAGGAGAGGGAGCGATCCTGACGAGTCGCCTCGCGCTGGATCTCCTCGAGCATATCTTCCGGGAAATAAAGACTCTGCTTGCGATGGTCAGTGGACGACATGCTCGGGGTTACTCCTCGCGGGGGTCTTGGCGTTCGTCGCCGGTAACATCGTTGACGGCAGGGAAGGCCTTGATGCGCTCACGAGCGATCTTCCACGCCTGCTGAACGACCCAAGACAGGGAGCGGTCCTGGCGGGTCGCCTCTTCCTGGATTTCCTTCAACATCTCTTCGGGGAAGTACAGCGATTGCTTGCGCTTATCGGTGCCTGCCATACCGAGTCTCCGGAGCGGATGCGAGGGGACGACCTGTACACACCGGGGGGGTTATCCGACAGACGCACCAGCGGGTCAACGGTTTCGGAAGGCCCTCGCGCAACTCCGCGCAACTTCTCGGGCGAAAGTGCGAAAGAGGCCCAAAAGGGAAACGCCCCGGGCCTCGCGAGGAGGCCCGGGGCGTTCCGGAAAGAGGGACCGCCGGAAACGTATCCCAGCGGCCCCGTGGGCCCAGAGGGGGAGGGGGGGGACCCCTAGGCCCAACGTCAAGAATTTTCGAGATCCACTCTCAGATAATGAACAGTGGCGGCCACAGCTTCTATTCCGCCCCACTTTCCAACCCACCAGCCGGGGAGGGACTCGTTTGCGCCGTCCCTGGCACCTTCACCCCGCCGCGTGCCATGTAACGGGGTCCGCGAAAAATCCATTCCCCGCCCTGCTGATGCCCCGTCTCCCTCACGCGACCGCTCTGATCCTTGAGACGCTGGAGGAGGCATTTCGTTCCGCGGGGCTCGTGCGCGGCTCCGTGCTGCTCGCGGTCTCGGGAGGTGGGGACTCCACCGCGCTGCTTCTGGGCACGGCGCTCGTGCGCGAGCGCCTGGGGCTCACGGTGGAGGTGGCCACGTTGGATCACGGCCTGCGGCCCGAGGCGGTGGACGAGGTCCGAGCGGTCGAGCGTCTGGCCGCGGAGAAGGAGCTGGTGTGCCACGTGTGCCCGCTCCGGCTGAAGCCGGGGCCCGGCGTGGAGGCGCGTGCACGGGAGGCGCGGTACGCCACCCTTGAAGCACTTCGCGCCGAGCGGGCGCTGGCGGCGGTCGCCACCGCGCACACGGCGTCGGATCAGGCCGAGACGCTCCTCATGCGGCTCGCGAGGGGAACCTCGCTCCGGGGCGCCACCGGCATCATGCCCACGCGGGGAACGGTGGTGCGGCCCCTGCTGGGCCTCACCCGTGAGGCGGTGGAGGCTTTTCTCCAGGAGCAGGGAAGGTCCTTCGCGACGGATCCGATGAACGCGGATCCGCGCTACCTCCGAGCTCGGATCCGCCATGGGGTGTTGCCTGCACTCTCCGAAGCGGTGGGCTACCCGGTGACAGAGCACTTGGCATCCTTCGCGCGGTGGGCGGCGGAGGACGATGCCCTGCTTCAAGCGTGGGCGCAGACCGCCTGGGACCGCTTGTGGTGCGCGGGAGGGGGGCTCGACGCCGTCGGGCTTCGCGCGTTGGAGCTGCCGTTGCGACGCCGGGTGCTCGCCCGGCTGTTGGCCGAGGCAGGTGCCGGGGTGGATGCCGCGACCCTCGGCCGGGTGCTGAGCGCGGTGGCAAGGGGCAAGTCCACAACACTCACCCAGGGCCTCCAGCTGCGTGCGTCGGGAGGGCTGGTGCGGTGCGTCAGGGCTGTGGACCCGGTGCCCGCTTCCGAACCCTTGTGCCTCGCGGGGCCTGGCGCGTCCGGCACGCTGAAGGGCATCGGCTGGCACTTCGAGGCACTGGAAGAGGCGGGGGCCTCGGGCGTGTTCGTCCTCCGGCTGCCCGAGGAGACGTGCTGGCCCCTCACGGTTCGCCTTCGACGCCCGGGAGACCGGCTCTACGGAAAGGGCGGCTCGCGCAAGCTGCAGGATGTTTTCGTGGACCAGCGTGTCCCCGCCGAGCGTCGAAACCTCCAGCCCGTGGTCGTGGATGCACGAGGCGAGGTGCTCTGGGTGCCCGGCGTGTGGACGGCCCCTTTAGAGAAGGTGGCTTCCAGACACTCGCTGCGGGCTGTGCCTCCAGGTTCAAGCGGAGGAGGAGGCGCTTCGTTATAGAGTTCCTGGGCAGTGAAGTGGGGAAAGCGACAGAGCCTTAAATAGTTGAGGGCTTTTTGTTGTTGCTGATACGGTCCAACGTCGAGCGGCTCGCTGGCGTCGGGACAACATGCTGGAATAGTTGGAATTTTTGAAGCGTGGCCCCATCCCGCCGAGCATCGAAAGGGCAGCAGACACGTGCGTTCGACTTACAAGACCATTGGCCTCTGGGTCATCCTGATCGTCCTGTTCGTGGCGTTCTACAACTTCTTCTCTCAAGGCAATGAGCAGGTCGAGGAGCCCACCTTCACGCAGCTGCTGGCGAAGGTCGAGGAGAAGAAGGTTCGCGCCATCTCGGTCAAGGGCAACACCTACTCCGGTGACTACGTCGATACCAAGGCTCGGTTCCGCACCACGGGCCCCGCCGCGGACACCTCCATGCTCACCAAGCTGCAGGACATGGGCGTGGACGTGAAGTACGAGAAGGAGGAGCAGAACAACCTCTGGTTGACCATCCTCGGCCAGTGGATGCCGGTGGTCTTCCTGTTCCTGTTCTTCATCTTCTTCATGCGCCAGCTCCAGGGCGGCAGCGGCAAGGCGATGACCTTCGGTAAGTCGAAGGCCAAGCTGCTCAACGAGAGCCACAACAAGGTGACGTTCGCCGACGTGGCCGGGGCCGACGAGTGCAAGGAGGAGCTTGAGGAGATCGTCGCCTTCCTCAAGGACCCCAAGAAGTTCACCAAGCTGGGCGGCCGCATCCCCAAGGGCGTGCTGATGATGGGCTCGCCGGGTACGGGCAAGACGCTGCTGGCCCGCGCGGTGGCCGGTGAGGCCGGTGTGCCGTTCTTCTCCATCTCCGGCTCGGACTTCGTGGAGATGTTCGTGGGCGTGGGCGCCAGCCGCGTGCGCGACCTGTTCGAGCAGGGCAAGAAGAACGCTCCCTGCATCATCTTCATCGACGAGATCGACGCCGTGGGCCGCCACCGTGGCGCGGGCCTGGGCGGCGGTCACGACGAGCGCGAGCAGACGCTCAACCAGCTGCTCGTGGAGATGGACGGCTTCGAGTCCAACGAGGGCGTCATCCTGATCGCCGCCACCAACCGTCCGGACGTGTTGGATCCTGCACTCCAGCGCCCGGGCCGCTTCGACCGCCGCATCGTGGTGCCCCGTCCGGACCTCAAGGGCCGCCTGGGCGTCCTCAAGGTGCACACGCGCCGCGTGCCCCTGGCGCCGGACGTAGAGCTGGACGTCATCGCCCGCGGGACCCCCGGCATGACGGGCGCGGATCTGGAGAACCTGGTCAACGAGTCGGCCCTGATGGCCGCGCGCCAGAACAAGGAGCGCGTGGACCTCAGCGACTTCGAGGCCGCCAAGGACAAGGTCTTCATGGGCCCGGAGCGCAAGTCCATGATCATGACCGAGAAGGAGAAGCGGAACACGGCCGTCCACGAGGCCGGCCATGCGCTGCTCGCCAAGCTCCTGCCCGGGTGCGACCCGCTGCACAAGGTCACCATCATCCCGCGCGGCCAGGCCCTGGGCGTCACCTGGAGCTTGCCCACCGAGGACAAGGTCAACGGGTACAAGAAGCAGATCCTCGATCAGATCACCATGGCCATGGGTGGCCGGCTCGCCGAGGAGCTGCTGCACAACGAGGTCAGCAGCGGCGCTTCGAACGACATCGAGCGTGCCACCGAGACGGCCCGCGCCATGGTCTGCCGCTGGGGCATGAGCGAGAAGCTCGGGCCCCTGGCCTTCGGCAAGAGCGAGGGCGAGGTGTTCCTCGGCCGCGACTTCAACTCCTCGAAGGATTACTCCGAGGACACGGCGCGGCAGATCGACGCCGAGGTGCGCGGCATCGTCATCGGCTGCTACGAGCGCGGCAAGCAGCTCCTCACGGAGCACAAGGACGTCCTCCAGCGCATCTCCGAAGCGCTCGTGGAGTACGAGACCCTGGATGCCGAGGATGTGAACGTGATCCTCCAGGGTGGCTCGCTCACCCGTGAGCGGCCCGCTCCGCGCCTGATCGCTCCCCCGCCGAAGTCCACCGAGAAGAAGGACAAGCGGAAGATCCTCGACGCGCTGGAGTCCATCCCGAAGATGGAGCCGAACAAGGCCTAGTTTTCAGCCCCACGTGGTTTCTGGCCCTCCTCGCACCGCGGGGAGGGCCTTTTGTTTTTCGCGCCCGCTGCCCCTCGGAGCCTCGTCATGATCCGTGCCTACCCCTTGCTCGCCGAGCGTCCCTCCGAGGTGGCGCTCGGGTTCCAGCGCCTGGGGCTTCCCACCACGGCCCAGGAGTATCTGCTGGAGAAGCTGCCCCAGTACCGGCTGCTGCTCACGGGGCTGACGCGGGTCGAGGGGCGGTTTCTCGTGGGGCTCTTCGAGGCCTCCACGGCGCCCGGGCGGGAGGAGTTCCCCGTCTACATCGAGGGCAACCCGAAGACCCGGCTGGGCACGGGCCTCCTGGTGGGGCGGCGCGAGCAGTTCGAGCGGCTGGTGGCCTTCACGAAGGAGGACGCCGCGCTCGCGGGGTTGGGGGCCGCGCTCGTTCAGGGGCTGGAGTCGGTGGCGGCCCCCGCGCCGCTGCGCCTGGGCGAGCGGGACTTCGCCTTCGGGGCGCGCACCTACGTCATGGGCGTGGTGAACGTGACGCCCGACAGCTTCTCCGATGGGGGGCGCCATGCCTCGGCGGACGCCGCGATCGCCCATGGGCTGAAGCTGGCGGAGGCGGGCGCGGACCTCCTGGACGTGGGCGGCGAGTCCACCCGGCCGGGCTCCCGCCCGGTGTCCGCGGAGGAGGAGCTGGAGCGCGTGCTGCCCGTTGTCTCCGGGCTCCGGGCGCGCACCCCCGTGCCGCTCTCGGTGGACACCACCAAGGCGGCCGTGGCGCGCGAGGTGCTCCGGGCCGGGGCGGGGTTGATCAACGACATCAGCGGCTTCCACTTCGACGCGGAGCTGCCGCGCGTGGTGGCGGAGGCCGGGGCCGCCTGCTGCCTCATGCACATGCAGGGCACGCCGGCGACGATGCAGGCCGCGCCCCACTATGAGGATCTGCTGGGGGAGGTGCTCGCCTTCCTGGAGGAGGGCCTGGCCCGGGCCGTGGCGGCCGGGGTGCCCCGGGAGCGGATCCTCGTGGACCCCGGCATCGGCTTCGGCAAGACGCTGGGGCACAACCTGTTCCTGCTGCGCCGGTTGGCGGACCTCCGGGTGCTGGGGCTGCCGGTGCTCGTGGGCACCAGCCGGAAGGGTTTCCTGGGGGCGCTCACCGGGGGCAAGCCGGCCTCCGAACGGCTGGCGGCGACGCTGGGCTCGGTCGCTGGCATGGCGGCCCTGGGTGGGGCGGATGTCGTCCGCGTGCACGACGTGGCCGAGGCGAAGGACGTGCTCGCCGTGGTGGACGCGGTGCGCGGCGCCATGGACGGGGGCTCGGCCTATGGGGGCCGAGGTAGGTGATTGAAGGTGCAGGTCGTCAAGGGCTCTATGCACGCCGGGGAGGTTGCTCGCCGGTCCCTGGCTTCATAGCTTCGAGCCCGCACGGAACAGTGTAGGGGCCCTCCGGGATGCCCCGCAGGTATTCCGGCACGGGACAAGGTGAGAGGCGGCATACATGGCTTATAAGGTGAATATGTCTCCCAAGGAGGAGCGGGCGTCACAGAGGTTGTTCGGCACGGACGGCGTGCGCGGGGTGGCCAACGTCTACCCGATGACCGCCGAGGTCGCGATGCAGCTGGGCCGGGCCCTGGCGTACCTCATCCGCAACGGGCCGCACCGTCACCGCGTCATCATCGGCAAGGACACCCGCCTGTCGGGCTACATGCTGGAGCAGGCGCTCTCCGCGGGCATCACCTCCATGGGGGTGGATGTGTGGCTCACGGGGCCGCTGCCCACCCCGGGCATCTCCAACCTCACCACGTCCATGCGCGCGGACGCGGGCGCGGTCATCTCCGCCTCCCACAACCCGTACCAGGACAACGGCATCAAGTTCTTCTGGCGCGATGGCTTCAAGCTGCCG from Stigmatella aurantiaca encodes the following:
- a CDS encoding TIGR04563 family protein, with amino-acid sequence MSSTDHRKQSLYFPEDMLEEIQREATRQDRSLSWIVQQAWKVARGDIRKMPSVNDVLSPVTPKPVTPAPVPVAAAAPVAPAVDGEPKP
- a CDS encoding TIGR04563 family protein, which codes for MAGTDKRKQSLYFPEEMLKEIQEEATRQDRSLSWVVQQAWKIARERIKAFPAVNDVTGDERQDPREE
- the tilS gene encoding tRNA lysidine(34) synthetase TilS, with the translated sequence MRGSVLLAVSGGGDSTALLLGTALVRERLGLTVEVATLDHGLRPEAVDEVRAVERLAAEKELVCHVCPLRLKPGPGVEARAREARYATLEALRAERALAAVATAHTASDQAETLLMRLARGTSLRGATGIMPTRGTVVRPLLGLTREAVEAFLQEQGRSFATDPMNADPRYLRARIRHGVLPALSEAVGYPVTEHLASFARWAAEDDALLQAWAQTAWDRLWCAGGGLDAVGLRALELPLRRRVLARLLAEAGAGVDAATLGRVLSAVARGKSTTLTQGLQLRASGGLVRCVRAVDPVPASEPLCLAGPGASGTLKGIGWHFEALEEAGASGVFVLRLPEETCWPLTVRLRRPGDRLYGKGGSRKLQDVFVDQRVPAERRNLQPVVVDARGEVLWVPGVWTAPLEKVASRHSLRAVPPGSSGGGGASL
- the ftsH gene encoding ATP-dependent zinc metalloprotease FtsH; its protein translation is MRSTYKTIGLWVILIVLFVAFYNFFSQGNEQVEEPTFTQLLAKVEEKKVRAISVKGNTYSGDYVDTKARFRTTGPAADTSMLTKLQDMGVDVKYEKEEQNNLWLTILGQWMPVVFLFLFFIFFMRQLQGGSGKAMTFGKSKAKLLNESHNKVTFADVAGADECKEELEEIVAFLKDPKKFTKLGGRIPKGVLMMGSPGTGKTLLARAVAGEAGVPFFSISGSDFVEMFVGVGASRVRDLFEQGKKNAPCIIFIDEIDAVGRHRGAGLGGGHDEREQTLNQLLVEMDGFESNEGVILIAATNRPDVLDPALQRPGRFDRRIVVPRPDLKGRLGVLKVHTRRVPLAPDVELDVIARGTPGMTGADLENLVNESALMAARQNKERVDLSDFEAAKDKVFMGPERKSMIMTEKEKRNTAVHEAGHALLAKLLPGCDPLHKVTIIPRGQALGVTWSLPTEDKVNGYKKQILDQITMAMGGRLAEELLHNEVSSGASNDIERATETARAMVCRWGMSEKLGPLAFGKSEGEVFLGRDFNSSKDYSEDTARQIDAEVRGIVIGCYERGKQLLTEHKDVLQRISEALVEYETLDAEDVNVILQGGSLTRERPAPRLIAPPPKSTEKKDKRKILDALESIPKMEPNKA
- the folP gene encoding dihydropteroate synthase; translated protein: MIRAYPLLAERPSEVALGFQRLGLPTTAQEYLLEKLPQYRLLLTGLTRVEGRFLVGLFEASTAPGREEFPVYIEGNPKTRLGTGLLVGRREQFERLVAFTKEDAALAGLGAALVQGLESVAAPAPLRLGERDFAFGARTYVMGVVNVTPDSFSDGGRHASADAAIAHGLKLAEAGADLLDVGGESTRPGSRPVSAEEELERVLPVVSGLRARTPVPLSVDTTKAAVAREVLRAGAGLINDISGFHFDAELPRVVAEAGAACCLMHMQGTPATMQAAPHYEDLLGEVLAFLEEGLARAVAAGVPRERILVDPGIGFGKTLGHNLFLLRRLADLRVLGLPVLVGTSRKGFLGALTGGKPASERLAATLGSVAGMAALGGADVVRVHDVAEAKDVLAVVDAVRGAMDGGSAYGGRGR